The following proteins come from a genomic window of Winogradskyella sp. PC-19:
- a CDS encoding BrxA/BrxB family bacilliredoxin: MYPAELVKPMREDLTNVGFEELHTTEAVDSAIAKEGTTLVVVNSVCGCAAANARPGARMSLENAKRPTNLVTVFAGVDREATDQARSHMVPFPPSSPSMALFKDGELVHMLERHHIEGRPAELIAENLMDAYNEYC; the protein is encoded by the coding sequence ATGTACCCAGCAGAATTAGTAAAACCAATGCGTGAAGATTTGACTAACGTAGGTTTTGAAGAATTACATACAACAGAAGCTGTAGATAGCGCTATTGCAAAAGAAGGAACAACTTTAGTTGTTGTAAATTCGGTTTGTGGTTGTGCTGCTGCAAATGCTAGACCAGGTGCTCGAATGAGCTTAGAAAATGCAAAACGTCCTACAAATTTAGTGACAGTTTTTGCTGGCGTTGATAGAGAAGCAACTGACCAAGCGAGATCGCACATGGTACCTTTTCCTCCAAGCTCGCCTAGTATGGCATTATTTAAGGATGGCGAATTAGTACACATGTTAGAGCGTCACCACATTGAAGGTCGCCCTGCAGAATTAATTGCAGAGAACTTAATGGATGCTTACAACGAGTATTGCTAG
- a CDS encoding lysophospholipid acyltransferase family protein has product MRSLNVLGTRFSYNNPHHIEKDRPVIIVANHQSMYDIPPLIWFLRKHHVKFVSKKELGKGIPSVSYNLRHGGSVLIDRKEPFKSIKAIEDFAKRISKNNWAAVIFPEGTRSRTGKPKPFKTKGLLTMFENAPNAIILPVSINNSWKTLRYGKFPMGLGAHITFDCHKPLELNQFEDKNILIKDIEATITKTIIV; this is encoded by the coding sequence ATGCGCAGTCTTAATGTTTTAGGTACACGTTTTAGCTATAATAATCCACACCACATTGAAAAAGATAGACCTGTCATTATTGTAGCTAATCATCAAAGCATGTATGATATACCACCATTGATTTGGTTTCTACGTAAACATCATGTAAAATTTGTAAGCAAAAAAGAATTAGGAAAAGGAATACCAAGTGTGTCGTATAATTTACGTCATGGTGGTTCGGTTTTGATTGACCGAAAGGAACCTTTTAAATCCATAAAAGCTATTGAAGATTTCGCCAAACGTATCTCAAAAAATAATTGGGCTGCTGTTATTTTTCCTGAAGGTACTCGGAGTCGAACAGGTAAACCAAAACCATTTAAAACCAAAGGTCTTTTAACTATGTTTGAGAATGCACCAAATGCTATTATTTTGCCGGTGAGCATTAATAACTCATGGAAAACATTACGTTACGGTAAATTTCCGATGGGTTTAGGTGCTCATATTACTTTTGATTGTCACAAACCTTTAGAGTTGAACCAATTTGAAGATAAAAATATCTTAATAAAAGATATTGAGGCAACCATAACCAAAACTATTATTGTATAA
- a CDS encoding HD domain-containing protein, which translates to MNSLIDQTIAFVKTELANAEGGHDWFHIERVYKNALHIAKKENVDILVVSLAALLHDIADPKFHDGDETVGPKIAREFLFNQNVDSKIIEHVVAIIENMSFKNTFETGKKLTSPELEVVQDADRLDAIGAIGIARCFNYGGFKNRALYNPEIEPNLTMSKEDYKNSDAPTINHFYEKLLLLKDKMNTKTGKLIANERHAYMENFLKQFYAEWNGEL; encoded by the coding sequence ATGAATTCATTGATAGACCAAACTATTGCCTTTGTAAAGACTGAACTCGCTAATGCAGAAGGTGGGCACGATTGGTTTCATATTGAGCGTGTTTACAAAAACGCATTACATATTGCTAAAAAAGAAAACGTAGATATTCTGGTCGTTTCATTAGCAGCTTTGCTACATGACATTGCAGACCCTAAATTTCATGATGGTGATGAAACCGTTGGTCCAAAAATTGCTCGCGAATTTTTATTCAACCAAAATGTTGATAGCAAAATTATTGAGCATGTTGTAGCCATTATCGAGAATATGTCTTTCAAAAATACTTTTGAGACTGGTAAAAAGCTTACATCTCCAGAATTAGAAGTCGTCCAAGATGCTGACCGATTAGATGCTATTGGTGCTATTGGTATTGCACGTTGTTTTAATTACGGTGGTTTTAAAAACAGAGCTTTATATAATCCGGAAATTGAGCCAAATCTTACTATGTCTAAAGAAGACTATAAAAATTCTGACGCACCAACAATTAATCATTTTTATGAAAAATTGTTATTACTCAAAGATAAAATGAATACCAAAACCGGGAAGCTAATTGCTAACGAGAGACATGCTTACATGGAAAACTTTCTGAAGCAATTTTATGCAGAATGGAATGGAGAGCTATAA
- a CDS encoding AraC family transcriptional regulator, whose product MKKRKPVLEKITPAFGSSIHVHKHGSYVGESIPYWHFHPEIELVYINKGRGKRHIGNHLSYYNNSQLLLLGSNLPHYGFVDRLTLNGSETVVQFRPDFLGDEFFNTPEMIAISHLLERSKMGILFGKKTKKKLGYKIENLPAKSGIERILLLLEILNELTCSEDYKVLNADGFVFEIEPQDNAKINMIYKHINENFQRHISLSEISEKVSMSIPAFCRYFKKVTGKTFTKLVNEYRIVHATKLLSESQMSITDISFECGFNNFSHFNKLFKEFTGNSASKYRSQLKQMIK is encoded by the coding sequence GTGAAAAAGCGTAAACCAGTATTAGAGAAAATTACTCCCGCTTTTGGAAGTTCTATTCATGTGCATAAACACGGGTCATATGTTGGTGAGAGTATACCCTATTGGCATTTTCATCCCGAGATTGAACTGGTTTATATAAATAAAGGCAGAGGTAAGCGCCATATCGGTAATCACTTATCCTACTATAATAATAGTCAGTTATTACTTTTAGGTTCTAACTTACCTCATTATGGTTTTGTGGATCGTTTAACTTTAAACGGGTCAGAAACCGTAGTCCAATTTCGGCCAGACTTTTTAGGAGATGAATTTTTTAATACACCAGAAATGATAGCTATTAGTCATCTTTTAGAACGTTCAAAAATGGGTATTTTATTTGGAAAAAAGACTAAGAAAAAGTTAGGTTATAAAATTGAAAATTTACCTGCTAAATCTGGAATAGAAAGAATCTTATTGTTATTAGAAATTCTAAATGAATTAACATGTTCAGAAGATTATAAAGTATTAAATGCAGATGGTTTCGTATTTGAAATAGAACCTCAAGATAATGCTAAGATTAATATGATTTATAAACATATTAATGAAAACTTTCAGAGACATATTAGTCTGAGTGAAATATCCGAAAAGGTTAGTATGTCCATACCAGCCTTTTGTAGATATTTTAAAAAAGTAACAGGAAAAACGTTTACCAAATTAGTAAATGAATATAGGATTGTGCATGCTACGAAACTTTTATCTGAGAGTCAAATGAGCATTACAGATATAAGTTTTGAGTGCGGATTTAATAATTTTTCTCATTTCAATAAACTTTTTAAAGAGTTTACAGGTAATAGTGCTTCTAAATATAGAAGTCAATTAAAACAAATGATTAAATAA
- a CDS encoding VCBS repeat-containing protein, translated as MRSFKYLRVLFFVIIGFSCKDEKQKEGENKVESTSKSTKPQKGPSLFTYLEPSQTNINFKNDIIETDNFNIITYEYLYNGGGVAIGDINNDGLDDIYFSGNTVSNKLYLNQGNFTFKDITASAKVTGGKGFKTGVTMADVNNDGLLDIYVCKSSVSDETLRKNILYINNGDLTFTNKAEEFGLADSGYSVQAYFFDSDEDNDLDAYVLNHPRNLKEANVVKVAQNEAGKIVPAVPTDFTNLSNRFYVNKDATFTDESKRAGILNDAFSLSAVIGDFNNDFKPDIYVCNDYVKPDRLLINKGNNQFEDQIENYFNHTSFSSMGSDFADLNNNGNPDLITLDMAPNKNHRRKMMMMMQNYDKFEKMVEYDYGTQYATNMLNVNNGNGTFSDISFLNNVAQTEWSWSVLLADFDNDGLKDAHVTNGYKRDVTNNDYARYKMDELQKKLNAKEITLKQWVQEIPSIPVPAFLFKNKGDNNFEDVSESWNSGQPSFSNGAAYTDLDNDGYLDIVVNNINEVPFIMKNNGKGQLDNSFISVDFKFKKNKIAFGTIGKLTLSDGTVLTETYNPTRGFLSSSQHQLHFGVKKGLSAVKLEIIWPDKKMQIIENPELNQMISVERKSTSTYVVDYKKALYFEDKTNLLESGFSHKENDFIDFKREALLHHKYSEEGPAVVVDDINGDGLEDVYLGGAKDFSGKLFLQNTTGTFTKKSILDFEVDKTHEDTDAIFFDANADGNLDLYVVSGGNESSANSRNYLDRMYFGDGKGNFSRIRNVLPEIFTSGAVVKIHDIDGDGQKDVFIGSRVTPGRYPESPKSYFLKNENELFKEATTTWGKEISNLGMITDAEFADLDNDGVSELVIAGEWIPISVFKFENGSYKNRTSDFNLDKKVGWWNSITIADINADGYKDIIAGNLGLNSIFKASESQPTELYYKDFDGNGSIDPIITNYNEGISYPLHNRDRMLDHMVFLKKRFLRYEPYANATINDIFTPQELQGVKVLKANHFQHTLYVSQNGKSFKAENLPSATQISVLNDAVVTDLNNDNKVDVIVGGNFYGTDAEYGRYDASIGTTLINSDNSNFEVISAVESGLKISGNVQHVKQIIVAGKPHLLVIRNNDSASLIKIKNN; from the coding sequence ATGAGAAGTTTTAAGTATTTAAGAGTTTTATTTTTTGTAATTATTGGATTTAGTTGCAAAGATGAAAAGCAAAAAGAAGGCGAGAACAAAGTTGAATCTACTAGTAAATCAACAAAGCCGCAAAAAGGACCTTCTCTTTTCACATACTTAGAGCCTTCTCAAACAAACATCAACTTTAAAAATGATATCATTGAAACAGATAATTTCAATATCATAACATACGAATATCTCTATAATGGTGGAGGTGTTGCAATTGGAGACATAAACAATGATGGTTTAGATGACATTTATTTTTCAGGAAATACAGTTAGTAATAAACTATATCTAAATCAAGGTAATTTCACATTCAAAGATATAACAGCTTCTGCTAAAGTAACTGGCGGTAAAGGTTTTAAAACAGGTGTGACAATGGCAGATGTTAATAATGATGGATTGTTAGACATCTATGTTTGCAAGTCGTCAGTAAGTGATGAAACATTAAGGAAGAACATATTATATATTAATAATGGAGACTTAACATTTACTAATAAGGCAGAAGAGTTTGGGCTTGCAGATTCAGGATATTCTGTACAAGCCTATTTTTTTGACTCTGATGAGGATAATGATTTGGATGCCTATGTTTTAAATCACCCTCGAAATCTAAAAGAAGCTAATGTTGTTAAGGTAGCTCAAAATGAAGCTGGCAAAATAGTGCCAGCTGTACCAACCGACTTTACAAATTTATCAAATAGATTTTATGTCAATAAGGATGCGACTTTTACTGATGAGTCAAAACGCGCAGGTATTTTAAACGATGCATTTAGTCTTAGCGCAGTAATTGGAGACTTTAATAATGATTTTAAACCAGATATTTACGTTTGTAATGATTATGTAAAGCCAGATAGATTACTAATAAACAAAGGAAATAATCAATTTGAAGATCAGATTGAAAACTACTTTAATCATACATCATTTTCGTCAATGGGTTCTGATTTCGCAGATTTAAATAATAATGGAAATCCAGATTTAATAACCTTAGACATGGCACCTAATAAAAATCATCGTCGCAAAATGATGATGATGATGCAGAACTACGATAAGTTCGAAAAAATGGTAGAGTATGACTACGGAACGCAATATGCCACAAACATGCTTAATGTCAACAACGGAAACGGAACTTTTTCTGACATTTCTTTTCTTAACAACGTTGCTCAAACCGAGTGGAGTTGGTCTGTACTTTTGGCTGATTTTGATAACGATGGACTTAAGGACGCACATGTTACTAACGGTTATAAACGCGACGTGACTAATAACGATTATGCGCGTTATAAAATGGATGAGCTTCAAAAAAAATTAAACGCTAAAGAAATAACTTTAAAACAATGGGTTCAAGAAATACCTAGTATACCTGTGCCGGCATTTTTATTCAAAAATAAGGGTGATAACAACTTTGAAGACGTTTCAGAATCATGGAATAGTGGTCAGCCAAGTTTTTCAAATGGAGCTGCTTATACAGATTTAGATAACGATGGTTACTTGGATATAGTAGTTAATAATATTAATGAGGTACCATTCATCATGAAAAATAATGGTAAGGGGCAATTAGATAATAGTTTTATTTCTGTTGATTTTAAGTTTAAAAAAAATAAGATAGCCTTTGGTACAATAGGAAAACTCACTCTGTCTGACGGCACAGTTTTGACTGAAACATATAATCCTACGAGAGGTTTTCTATCGTCATCTCAACACCAATTACATTTTGGGGTCAAAAAAGGTTTATCTGCCGTAAAACTAGAAATTATTTGGCCAGATAAAAAGATGCAGATTATCGAAAACCCAGAGTTAAATCAGATGATCTCAGTAGAAAGAAAATCGACTTCGACCTATGTAGTAGATTATAAAAAAGCATTATACTTCGAGGATAAAACCAATCTTTTAGAAAGTGGATTTTCACACAAAGAAAATGATTTTATAGATTTTAAACGTGAAGCTTTATTACACCATAAATACAGTGAAGAAGGACCAGCAGTTGTAGTTGACGACATTAATGGTGACGGATTAGAAGATGTATATCTTGGTGGTGCTAAAGATTTTTCTGGAAAACTATTTCTGCAAAATACTACAGGAACATTTACAAAAAAATCAATTTTAGATTTTGAAGTCGATAAAACACATGAGGATACAGATGCCATATTTTTTGATGCTAACGCTGATGGAAATCTCGATTTATATGTTGTAAGTGGCGGAAATGAAAGCAGCGCTAATTCTCGTAATTATTTAGACAGAATGTACTTTGGTGACGGCAAAGGTAACTTTAGCAGGATACGAAATGTATTACCAGAAATTTTTACAAGTGGTGCTGTTGTAAAAATCCATGATATTGATGGAGATGGACAAAAAGACGTTTTTATAGGTAGTCGTGTGACACCAGGAAGATATCCTGAATCTCCAAAAAGTTACTTTTTGAAGAATGAGAATGAATTATTTAAAGAAGCGACAACGACTTGGGGAAAAGAAATTTCTAATCTGGGGATGATTACTGATGCTGAATTTGCTGACTTAGATAATGATGGTGTTTCAGAACTTGTAATAGCAGGAGAGTGGATACCTATTTCGGTATTTAAGTTTGAAAATGGTTCTTATAAAAATCGAACATCAGATTTTAATTTAGATAAAAAAGTAGGTTGGTGGAATTCGATAACTATCGCAGATATTAATGCCGATGGTTACAAGGATATCATTGCTGGAAATCTGGGACTAAATTCTATTTTTAAAGCTTCTGAATCACAACCAACAGAATTGTATTATAAAGATTTTGATGGTAATGGAAGTATAGATCCAATTATAACAAATTATAACGAAGGTATAAGTTATCCACTTCATAATCGTGACAGAATGTTAGATCATATGGTGTTTTTAAAGAAACGCTTTTTAAGATATGAGCCATATGCCAATGCGACAATAAACGATATTTTTACACCTCAAGAACTTCAAGGTGTAAAGGTTTTAAAAGCAAATCATTTTCAACATACACTGTACGTTAGTCAAAATGGAAAAAGCTTTAAAGCAGAAAACTTACCTAGTGCCACGCAAATTTCAGTGCTCAATGACGCGGTTGTGACTGACCTTAATAATGATAATAAAGTAGATGTAATTGTTGGTGGAAATTTTTATGGAACTGATGCAGAATATGGAAGGTACGATGCCTCAATTGGGACAACTCTTATCAACTCAGATAATTCTAACTTTGAAGTCATCTCTGCAGTCGAAAGCGGATTAAAAATCTCAGGTAATGTTCAACATGTAAAACAGATTATAGTTGCTGGGAAACCACATCTTTTAGTCATTAGAAATAATGATTCTGCGAGTTTAATTAAAATAAAAAACAATTAA
- a CDS encoding vanadium-dependent haloperoxidase produces MKPRIFALIILVILSSCKDTTKSDIQVFKATDLNNANTVLLEAVMEDAFTPPVASRMYAYAHLAHYITLQSLRADSLKTITSKINGLEQFKLPESQGVNPELSALLAFSHTGKKLIYSEHHFEALNDSLKTKALELGLSENAIKNSEDYALEISKQFSSWIDRDKYIETRTYARFTSTKKPQNWRETPPDYLSGLEPHWDNIRTIVVDSANVFAYKQLPDYSTEKDSDFYKMVDEVYQESKNKTEEKEKIAWFWDCNPIMTVHKGHMTTTIHKFTPPGHWLNIINQISTKENSDYFKTTKAYTLTSMAMFDAIIAAWYVKYKTDLVRPVTYIQENIDAEWTPVLQTPPFPEYTSGHSATSASAAEILTSIYGKDYEFTDNTQLRFGLEKRTFKSFREAANQVNLSRFYGGIHYMQGVEEGGRQGREIANFILNKLK; encoded by the coding sequence ATGAAACCAAGGATTTTTGCACTGATAATACTAGTTATACTTTCATCTTGTAAAGACACTACAAAGTCAGATATTCAAGTTTTTAAAGCTACAGATTTAAATAATGCCAATACTGTTTTGCTAGAAGCAGTTATGGAAGATGCATTTACGCCGCCAGTTGCTAGCCGAATGTATGCTTATGCCCATTTAGCACATTATATTACTTTACAAAGTTTAAGGGCTGATAGCCTAAAAACGATTACATCTAAAATCAATGGGTTAGAGCAATTTAAGCTACCAGAAAGTCAAGGTGTGAATCCTGAATTATCAGCGCTTTTGGCTTTTTCTCATACAGGAAAGAAACTTATTTATTCTGAGCATCATTTTGAAGCTTTAAATGATAGTCTTAAAACTAAAGCTTTAGAATTAGGGCTTTCTGAAAATGCAATAAAAAATTCTGAGGATTACGCTTTAGAAATCTCAAAACAATTTAGTAGTTGGATAGATAGAGACAAATATATTGAGACACGAACATACGCACGTTTTACAAGTACTAAAAAACCACAAAATTGGCGAGAAACACCACCAGATTATTTGTCGGGTCTAGAGCCTCATTGGGATAATATCCGAACAATAGTTGTCGATAGCGCCAATGTTTTTGCATACAAACAACTACCAGACTATAGTACGGAAAAAGACTCCGATTTCTATAAAATGGTCGATGAGGTTTATCAAGAATCTAAGAATAAAACTGAAGAGAAAGAAAAGATTGCATGGTTTTGGGATTGTAATCCAATTATGACCGTCCATAAAGGTCATATGACTACAACTATTCATAAATTCACGCCACCAGGACATTGGCTTAATATTATTAATCAGATTTCAACAAAAGAAAACTCTGATTATTTCAAAACCACAAAGGCATACACATTGACGTCTATGGCGATGTTTGATGCTATTATTGCTGCTTGGTACGTAAAGTATAAAACAGATTTAGTACGTCCGGTTACATACATTCAAGAAAATATAGATGCCGAATGGACACCTGTTTTACAAACACCACCTTTTCCAGAATATACAAGTGGCCATAGTGCAACTTCAGCTTCGGCAGCAGAAATTCTGACTAGTATTTACGGAAAAGATTATGAGTTTACAGATAACACACAATTACGTTTTGGATTAGAGAAACGTACATTTAAGTCGTTTAGAGAAGCAGCAAATCAAGTGAATTTAAGTCGTTTTTATGGGGGTATCCACTATATGCAAGGTGTTGAAGAAGGTGGAAGACAAGGTCGTGAAATTGCAAACTTTATTCTTAACAAATTAAAGTAA